Proteins from one Mus caroli chromosome 3, CAROLI_EIJ_v1.1, whole genome shotgun sequence genomic window:
- the Lenep gene encoding lens epithelial cell protein LEP503: MRPPTQPLTQALPFSLRDALQGTGLQVPIIKMGTGWEGMYRTLKEVAYILLCCWCIKELLD; encoded by the coding sequence ATGAGGCCACCAACGCAGCCCCTGACGCAGGCCCTGCCCTTCTCTCTCAGAGATGCTCTTCAAGGCACTGGCCTCCAGGTGCCCATCATTAAAATGGGCACAGGTTGGGAGGGCATGTATCGAACCCTGAAGGAAGTCGCCTACATCCTTCTTTGTTGCTGGTGTATCAAGGAACTGCTGGATTAA